The region atatgtcaaaattggttgatagacTAACTATTTTAAATTAAGAGCGAGATTAACTAAAACAAATGGTTAATAATtactctctctgtcccattttatctgtcctacttactattcattagtcaaaccaactatttgtttttttgtttcttttctttaatacttttagtgtagtttctaaataaataaattttgtatattaatactaaacttaatattatggaaaattggattaaaactagtttcagtcaagtctcgttaactgaaccagacacataaaatgggacgtaAGGAGTACCttttataaatagataaatataatatatatatatatatatatatatatatatatatatatatatatatatttatttatttatttatttatttatttatttatttataggttCCGGATCAGGTGAGGACCTATCATCAAGTGAAGACCTATCATTAGGTGAGGACCTTGTGGACTAATCTAGATCATCCATTTGGACTGACCTAACGGCTATGAATGCAACTGCACAACAAAGTGGGCAAGATGCACAACATTCACActatgaatgcacaacaaactgagaccgaatgcacaacaaactgagaaCGAATGCACAataaacacctttctacaatcacctaatattatcaactagttataccatctaaccaatcagctaacaaccatttacaaAACATggccaaaatatttattacttattcgagaaaatgtaatatttttgaagaaaaatgtaatatttttacattttgattaaaagtattacattttcccactaaaagtattatatttttccttataagtaacaaattaaacacttgccaacattacttataagggaaaatgtaatacttttgatgaaaaatgtaatacttttacatcgaAATGTAAATTAAGAATAAgaaatagttaacggaatattcggTTACTAgagtttatactaacggaatgcGAGGTTatttaaggaaagaaaataatataatagagggtaaagtaagaaaataaaaaatattaaaattaaaataatatgaactattcatttaatcaaataatttgaCGGTTCCCGTTCTAGCTAGTAGTTCTCTTCTTGGGCCGCGTTTTTCTCCACTATCAAATTCTTCGGGAGCAACGGGAATAAGTTGAGTTGTGAGCGCCTATTGGacgcactgttgcaaaaatccccgcctaggcactCCTAGActgaggcgaattgctccctaggcatccgcctaggtggccggccgcctagcggCCGAGTAGGCGACCGACTGGGCCAAATttgaccgagttaactcgcccaactcggcagagttagccgagttaactcgagcgagtccgccttgttaattttattattatatttatatatatttaagtttatttatttgtataagtaagagaagtaagatatatatatatatatatatatatatatatatatatatatatatatatatatatatattatacatataaaatatataatataatatatgacatacacccacacacatgtattaattttttgtttttataggtcgctgcctagaaccgcctagaccgcttaggcgctagtctaccgctcGACTAACGCCTagctagcgcctactgcaaccatgattgGACGTCATCATGGACTCCTATAATTCAGGCACCCCATCCGATCTCGCCGCCTGAGGACCATCACTCTTATCACCGGCGAGCAGGAGGCGCAGGCTAAGGAACTTTGGCTTCCGGGTTCTCGCTTTCCGGGCAGATCTACACGGTTTAGCTCTGCGTTACTTGTTCATGGTGTTGCCACTCTCATTGAGGTGGATTATATTGCCAAGTTTGCTCTCCACTTAAAAATCTAATGAAGGATCAAATTGAGAGTAATTTTAAAACTTAGAGGACAAAATtagataatttttatattaaaggaCAAAATTAAGTAATAGTCtttagtcgagggaccaaaacaTGTATTAACTTGTTTATATACATGGATTAAAAGTGAAACTAGATTTAGAGgtcaaaatgacattttagGGCAAACAGTCAAACTGATActtgtttatttattcattttctttgattttttataaataaccttgaaatgtttatttgtttttttttattttatggaaactttgataaatatatttttaaaatttatttactaatattaaatttattaacttaaaaacTTGGAttataagtaatttaaattaACCTTTGTTAGTGGAATTagacaaataaatgaaataaaattgagtGAATAATAGAAACCATGTAGCTAGTCAGATGCACATTCTTTGCCCACACTAAAAATAACGGAGTACATGTTTTGACTTATCGGGCCTATTAAATAGTTAGATTTTAACTATCAAAACTACGTTGACACTCGGAAATTTAcccctaattttatttttatgtttggtGTTGGGATTTTTTCTTGGAAAGTAGATGCACACATATTTTGAGCACACTTTAGCActtgttttgtatttttctttgacttgttCAAAGTATACATACATTGTgctaaattgattaaaatacatgcatttaaattaattaatagatgaaactgccaaggaccttgtagtccagtggcatcaaacctttcctatcaacagatactgcattgtattAGACGAAAAGGAGCTATGAAGGATGCTGTTTGAGTATGAAAACCTCATTAATGAGTTTAAATTTGGAGCTTTGAGTGATCTTAGTTAATATAGAAAAACCAATGCAAATGCTAGACAAAATAACACAAAGTTATATTTCTTgcccaaaattaaattaaataactattGCTTGATATTTTGTTCATAATTTGATTTAGAAAGATTCAATTGAGAGGATTTTATTGGAATTGTAAATACAACCCAAGGGACTACAACTCTTTAGGAGATCATAAAGCCAACTAGTTCTAACGTTAAACGGGTCAAAACTAGCATGAGAGTTGAAGTTGTGTTGTAGAGTACTTTAATCTTGTTATGGTGAGAGTGGACAAAATGTTTAGGATTTGTTACTTCAACTGCTTGATGCGGTGAGATAAGACTTTGACGTAGTGACAAAATGCTATAGATATACGATTTTATAGCtacacattttcatttttatccttcctttgctcctaCTATAAAAGCTTTTGTTTCTCCTCAAAACCCAACCTTGGCATGGCATAACTCGGTTGAGGCTAGAGAGTGAGAGATACTAGAGTTCACCATTGTCTAAAGGTGAAAAGGAAGGGCCAACATTTTTTGAGAAGAGGAATCTCATCAAGTCAAGAAGATGCAGTAAGATTCAGGCTACACCAAAGGCTAAGGAGAAGTTTGGGAGGAGAACTCCTTTTGAGAGAATCTCTTGCCTTTTTgctttacataattttttgttcattgtattttcttttaaaatttgtgtatTTGAGACATTTTTAGTTATTGGTGGCTAAGAACACTTTGGAATTTTTAGGTATATAGTGTTAATGAACCTTTAATTTGTGTTCTAGTCCATCAATGCCTAATGAAATGtttatttggttttgttttgttttgttttgtttttctttagttttttttttaatataaattatctTGTGTTGCAATTTGTGATTCATATTGTTGATGTTTGTGGTTAAAAGCTCAAATTACATGCTTATTTATTGTGTCTTGATGAGACTTATAATTGCACTTAATTCTTGTACCTTGGGATTATGGAAGTACTTCAATTCTTTCATGTTGGTTTGCAACTCTCCACACTTGTTGAGACCAAAATCCACATTTCACCTAGATAATTAAACACGCCCAAAGATCTATCTCACGTTCTCACTCACTTGCATCTTTCGATTTATTTGTCTCACTTATGATAGTAAATTGTTTActtcattttaattcaattttactTGTTACATTATTATGATTAACTTATTGTCAATAGCAGGCTAGTAGTTAGTGCTTGATGCTCTTACTTCCATGTGATTCGATACTCTAGAATACTACAAGGGGTGTTTGGTGCAAGGGATCGGTATTTTGAGATAATGTAACATTCTTGAGAATCTCACATAATTTAAGAATGTGGTGGGGATTGTGATTCCCATGAAAGCTAccaaaaaatgaacaaaaaaaaaaaagtataggaATATTAAATTTCTTATAGTAATCTCATATTCCATTGAACCAAACAAGAGAAAATGATATACAATTATTACCATATTCGTATTCCTAAGGTTACGTGGTATAGtattaaccaaacaccccaGAGTGTTTGTTTGCTGTTTAAATTTGCTACAAGCATAacatttcattggaaatatttaacatcattttaaattcacttaaaaaaaaaaactgattttCAACAATAGTTAAATGACACtagcaccttttttttttttttttttaaagtttaaaacatttttttattaattttgaaaaagacatttatttattaaccCTTTCAATTTCGAACTTATACATTATTGCCTATTGGGCATGGTGTTTACATTTTGGAAGCCTCTTCAAACAAGTGCATCACAAAGTCCTCCAAATTGTTGAATGAATCTCCACCCTTGTTGACACTATCCATTGTTGTTTGGCGCAAGTGTAATGCACGCTCTCTCTGTTCAACTCCTTTCCCTTCTTGACTCAGAGAATCAATTAGTATTTGAGCCAACTCGTCCGAGTTAGGAACCGTTTCGTCACCCTCACTCGCTCTAGTTCCAATTCTATGTTCATCCGCTATGAGAATTGCGTTAGTGTATTGATCGGCCCCCATTGGCCAAGTTAACAACGGAACTCCAGCTACTATTCCTTCTAACGTCGAATTCCAACCGCAATGACTTAAGAATGCACCAACGGCTTGGTGCTGGAGTATCAAAACTTGCGGTGCCCATCCCTTGATCACCATCCCTCTCCCCGCCACACGATCTTCAAAACCAGGAGGTATCGAGTTATATCCTTCTTCCACGTGTCCCTTCGTCGGGCCCCTCGTTGACCATATAAACCTTACCCCACTTTTCTCCAACCCCAATGCTATTGCTTCCATCTGCTGATTGGTTAGAATTGATTGACTACCAAAGCAAACATACACCACAGAGTTATCTTGGCAAGAGTCAAGCCAAGATATTATATCAGTAGTTGAGATTGAACTAAGCCCACCTCTCTCTGCTTGCCCTTTTTCCAAGGGCAGTAATGGGCCTACGGCCCAAACCCTATCATGGCCCAAATACTCCATTAAATGCTTAAAATAAACACGTTCCAACTCAGTGAACGAGTTGCACACGAGTCCATAACTCAGTATGTTGGCAAGAAAACATTCTCTGAAGAATTCATCATTTTGGTCCCCGTCGGCGTAGTTCCGGTACACCGGAGATATCTGCCACCAGGGAAACTCCGGGCAGCTGGGAATATCCGGGAACCGGAGAACCTCTCCGTCGTCGTTAGGATTCTCTCTCTTGGGCATTTCTCGCCAGAGACTATAAATAACGGAGAGGGCGAAGGCGCCGGAGGAAGAGAAAACGTAGCGGCGGACGCCGACCTCGGCGGCGACGTCGTTGGTGAAGCCGAGGAACAGGTCGGAAACTATGGCCGTCGGCGGCGAAGGGTGGCGGCGAAACCACTCGACGATTTCGCCCCTAAGCTCCCGGAGATTCCGCATCATGTGGCGGAAACCATCGGGCGGGAGTTCCTTGACGTTCTCGACGCCGGCCGGGAGATTTTGATTCGCCGGAAAAGGCAAAACGAGGGTTCCGATGGAAGGGTGGACGGAGAGAAGGGCGTTTAAGAGATGGAGGTTTTTTGGGGTGACAAGAATGGTAATTGTGACGCCACGGGAGGCAAGTTGGTGAGCGAAGTCTAAGAGCGGTAACATGTGGCCTTGAGCAGGGTAGGGGAAGATTAGGATATGCACGCCGGTCATTTTGGGTGCGGCGACACGGCGGAGAGTGATTGGTGGGGAGGATAATGGAGAGTAGGAAGACAAAGCTAACAGGCTGAGGGGAATAAACATTAATTTATAAGACAAGGGAGACACAAAGTTGTTAGGTAATCTACTCCAAATAAACAAAGACTACAAGACGCTATTATgttgtttagtttaatttgagaatatattaataaatgatTGATTATTAATGACGTTCTctgtattaaattattaattaatgtattatgacggctatatatatactagtattttcatccgtgcgttgcacggaattgatttgttataataattttagaatatttggatcgatatacaattatataaattataacatcgaatattatataaaaacaattgataaaattggttggatcaattatgttttcttatgttttcctttcttgaattagagcaaataataattgtccaattacctgtGCGGTgcatggataaattttttattatatatttaaataataaaaataaagatgaaaatataaaaaatcctaatattgaacgtgtacatttatttgattataagattagtgcaaaagtattacttaattaattgaacaatatatgacttatttgtctacaatataattagttttaaaagatcgatatgtaatatgacttatataattatattatattactactaaaataaatataggacaatgagaaataatttaattataattattataaaaataaattaaacgaccaatgtttagcttaattaattaccattataattattaggcaattattattactaaattattACACTATACTTTTATAGATTaactatattcattttcatcatatcatattttatttttttctttctcatccatatttgaatgaattaattgtaattattatagaaaaaatttaattaatctttctaaagtttaaataatttaaaggttttcaaaaggaaagtctAATTaatcttttaacatttttaaataatttaacaacccatagttttttttttttattttaaaaggattagaaatttgtatttatatgtggaaaagactaattcaaaaggaaagtataataatttccttatagatatttaaatattaactatatatatatatatatacgttacaatttttttaattatataattataataattcctaattgcctaacgtacatatataattatatattgattgatttgaagttatatagatatatagggtATGATTTCTTCTTActattacatatacatatttaattgacttaatttttttattaattatattattacttttttgaaaacgttaattatattattactaaaaaccAAATAATATGTCATAAGCTCAGTCGTTAAGCACTCTgtaatcaaataaaatgatgCAAGATTATAGAATCAATATGTAAtcagataaataaaattaatgtaacACAATAGTTGCAAGACTGCTATCACATCAGTttgtaataatcaaataatatagacaattaaaaataatgctTGACAGCCGGTGCTAAGAAATGAGATTAATGAAGTTGcaattgaaagaaaactgctTCTCTATACAAAGCTAATTACTAAATATGAACTATTTTTGTTATCgtaataaattctatcataataattaccatattactaaaatgtccttacgttagggcgggaaaattttggaggaggatattatttttatatatagtatagatatagattatcatgtgagaatttaattacgtacattaacataatatattagtattttttggaatattatagtatacatcatatagtaatttgattgttggaattttttttgaatattatcatgagaggagtttaattacgtacattaacataatatagtaatattttttttgaatactataatatacatcatatagtaatttgattgttggaatttttttgaaatattatcatgagaggaatttaattacatacattaacataatatagtaatatttttttgaatactataatatacatcatatagtaatttgattgttgaaatttttttttgaatattatcatgagaggaatttaattacgcacattaatataatatagtaatatttttttgga is a window of Ipomoea triloba cultivar NCNSP0323 chromosome 11, ASM357664v1 DNA encoding:
- the LOC115997125 gene encoding UDP-glycosyltransferase 89B2-like, with translation MTGVHILIFPYPAQGHMLPLLDFAHQLASRGVTITILVTPKNLHLLNALLSVHPSIGTLVLPFPANQNLPAGVENVKELPPDGFRHMMRNLRELRGEIVEWFRRHPSPPTAIVSDLFLGFTNDVAAEVGVRRYVFSSSGAFALSVIYSLWREMPKRENPNDDGEVLRFPDIPSCPEFPWWQISPVYRNYADGDQNDEFFRECFLANILSYGLVCNSFTELERVYFKHLMEYLGHDRVWAVGPLLPLEKGQAERGGLSSISTTDIISWLDSCQDNSVVYVCFGSQSILTNQQMEAIALGLEKSGVRFIWSTRGPTKGHVEEGYNSIPPGFEDRVAGRGMVIKGWAPQVLILQHQAVGAFLSHCGWNSTLEGIVAGVPLLTWPMGADQYTNAILIADEHRIGTRASEGDETVPNSDELAQILIDSLSQEGKGVEQRERALHLRQTTMDSVNKGGDSFNNLEDFVMHLFEEASKM